tctactatAACTTAATCTAAACATATATGCGTGTGTGTAAAACTCCTTTTTGAATACTTGAATCCCGATTCTTACCTCCCACAcctcacaagtacttatacttatgAAGTAATCATTGCATCGAGGGTATGTGGTGATCATAAAAGCTTCTTTctaatttctcttttatttatcaaacaaatttcacaatttttatttataattattaagttgaaacttaacaattatttaaaaaataattaaatgttgTAAATGATGAATAATAAATGTTCAATGATGGACTCATATGAATGTGATGTGATACTAATTATCATAATTTATCATCTTAATAAAAGTTTAACAGTTAAAATATGAAGAAATTTATAGTGTTATATAAcacattaaatttatttttcattaaaatttgtcatcatttttttttttttggagaaacaaaattTGTCATCACTAAATATGTGATATCATCCTTATCTTATCAGATAGCGCCTTTTCTTTGTTGGTGGGGTGGGACATATAGTATGGACTTTGGAGTAAGGGACggcaaaaagaaagaaaccaaGCATACCCAATTATTATAAGCAAACCCAATAAATTATACCCCACGTAGCCACATTCTTGACTTGACCCTTCACTTCATTtgctctttccttttctttacaCTTCACCTCTTGAATTCTCTCTGGGTATAACTCTGATTTCCTTTGTTTCTTTCCAAACAAAGGGGCTGATCCTCAAATGGGTTCTCTTTGAATCCCAAAACAATTACTGGGTTTTGATTGAACATTGAACAaccaaaacaaagagagagaggctGAGAGGGAGAGGCAATGGCCGTGCCATGGGCCATGACTCTGTGGATGGCAAAGATGGTTTGGATGGCTCTGTCTGGGTGGGTGTCTTCCTGTTTGACTGTTGCTGATGAGGTTGCTGGCTCTCTTAGAAGCGGTGATATTGGAGCCTTCCATGTTGGCTGATTGGACTGTCAAATTCACAACTCCAAAGCTTTCTGGTTTGTCTCTAAAAACCATGCTGATCATTTGTGATGTACTGTAATAtatctttctctgtttctttaaTTACTATTGCACTTTTTTGATCCTTGCAAAACTATAATTGTTTGATTATTAcaatttcttatatttctctatcaTGCTGATTATTTGTTGTGTACtgtaatatatctttttctgtCTCTTTAATTCCTGTTTTACTTTGCTGATCCTTGCAAAACTATAACTGTTTGGTTAGTACAACCTCTTATATCCCTCTAAAGTTGTGGGCTTTCCCTATAATTGttgttgtatttgttttttcctATGATGGGTTTGTCGAATTATTTATGGATATGATCGTCTCATCAGTTCAACAGCAGtggtttttgactttttgtctGGGAACTTTGCGGTTCATATATGGGATTTGCTTAATTGCAAGGAGCAAGTGTTTAGatgaaacataaaaatttggaaaaattgtAAGCTTTCTTCACTTTTCAATGACATCTTGGTAACTAAGTGGAGCTAtacaatcaattttttgttcttgaattGTTATATTTTGGACACACTGACAACTAACATATCTTAATGACAAAGGGAAAATAATaccaacccagaaaagaaaggaaaagattgagtgaaataaaaagaaaagcaatgaGCAAAATGTTGATGACACCTAAGAAGAAATTTTAGTGGAATCCTTAGTAGTGCATGAAAGACAGAATCTAAAGGATGTAGGTTTTGTTGGAAATGAAAGAATTGACTATTcttttactaataatttttcatgctTATTGTTGATTGTGAAGTTTGGCAAAGTCATTGTTTTGAACAACTCTGGTTTTTGGCTTGTAACCATTACTGATGATACGCGTGTGCTTAATCAATTGGAAGTTTTAGATGTTGTCggctttgtaaactttgagtcCGGTAGTGGGAATTTGAAATTGGCTGCCGCCTTCTTCAATAGGCAGTTCTTGAAATTGCATGATGATTTTGAGGTAAGCAAATGCTGTGGCAACAACTTTATTGTAGGAGATTTTAGATTCAGAGAcaaccttattttttatttgtgaattGCTCAAAGAATAATGATTCTTTTGTCCAATACATGAAGTTTGAGTTTAATTGTTCAGCAGCACTAAAAGCTGTCTGGGCATCAGGAATGATTGAGATTAATCTTAAGAATAAGCATAAATATACTTATGCAGCCATTGGAAATAGATATAAATTGAAGAGGGAAAAATTGGAGATACATTATTGCTGTTGTATTATTTGCCAATGGTTGAAAATTGTAGGGTACAGGGTACATTAGTGGTGTATGTTCCACAGAACACTTTAATATGTGTCCATCTGATATAGGGCAAAATCTATAGTCTGTAACTGTAAAAAGTACTAATTCTACATTATGGTAATAGGTACCTTAGTGGTGTATATTCCCTGGAGGACTTTAATCATTATCTATCTGataaaatgcaaaatatataGTGCAAGTATAAACAGTACTCATTCTATGGGTTTTAACTTTTGAGAGACAATACAATCTAGGCTAATGAATTAGAGTATGGTCTAGACTCGTGGGATAGAGAACTATCAATCAATTTTGTTGTGATAGACAAATATTCTACAAGTTACATTCGCCCCTTTATTTTTACACTCTCAGTGGCATACACACACTTGCTTCATCTATAATAGTATATATCGGGattcttttatgttttgaaattcTATGCTGCATGAGAGATGATATAGTGTGCTACCAATTGATGTggtatgaaatttttaaatacatgtCTTCTTGTACATAGTCTACCATGTTGAGGTTTGAAAAGGATAAGAGCATGTTGGAAactatgactttttttttgttgcattatCCAGCTTAAAGGCATTTGATATAATAAAATCAACATGGAGGATTGAAGGGTGTGAAGGAGATTTCAGTATGCATATTTTGTTGAATGCTTAATGTTTAGGTATGTGCAAGAATGCACATTAGCTTCCAGTTATGATCGGGTAGGTAAGAATTCATTTGTGTCCTAAGTTTGTTAGCTTTATGTcctctttgtttatttattaactttctttttgagaatgcAACTACCACCCCTATGGTATAGAGGTACCCTATGGTATGTTTGTGATACTTCACTCCCCTATGCTTAGATCCGTTAGTCAGTTTGGTTAACTTAAGTGAAATTTGATGATGTGGCAAGTGCTTGAATCCCTTGTGTTATAAGGGCATTCCATGTGGCAAGTGCCAGTGATGCGGGAGACGTAAgaagattattatttagtattatttatgtttgcaagccaattgtatttttatgttttacatcctattagtttattgggttattagtattttaatttaaaagcaagattatttttgtaataaggcaattagggtttcctagccaattagaactagggtttagcaattctttataagcaacctattgtactccttgagggagagttgatattttgatgaatgaaaaaaaatggccgtttggtctttctttggtttGGTGCCGACTCCAAGTCCACCCTAGGTgttgactcctagtggtttccctgaatggtgctgactccaagcaaggtctaggtgctgactcctaggttatatccttttattttattgttgttttagttttgttttggttgtcctgcgtcatatttggtatcagagcaaacatCGATCTGTTGAAGTATCACCGCAGGAAAGAATTAGAAAAATCACAcacacccccccaaaaaaaattcccatcATTGCCGTGTTTTTCACCACTAGAAAGTTGTCTTTGTCATTTTCTTGCTCAGTACCAAAAAGCTGTCCTATAGTTGTGCTACCCATCAGAAGACTAGATATTCATGCCAATCAAAGACTCCAATCCAAAATCCCACAATCAAGTCTCCAAATCCCTTGCAACCACAAAGacaaagagaagagaaataagAGCCCATTGCTGCAATCGTGCCACACTACCACCAACAAACCACCACATTCAGATTGGGTCGAATCCTTTCACGATAGTTGCTACGcatgccaccaccaccacctccatgAGCCGCCGCTTCAACTGGTTGTCCTCACCATCACCTTTTTTCCGTGCCACCATGATTTCAGTTTTGCCCAGTGTCACGAAACTGCAATCTAATCAGTCTCCATCGTTTAGATGTCATGAGGTAACCCACTAGCCTTGTCTAAACccattctctttattttttaagccATCAAGCTAAACCGACCCACTTTTATAACCCAGACCATTACCTAATCCCAGCAACTATTTTAGAGAATAGTCTTAGAAGCCTATTCCAACGATCTGTTCGGAGAACATCACAGCAACCCAGGTTCTTGTTCCAACTTCCAACTATGTTAGAGAATCATGGTAATATC
The sequence above is drawn from the Quercus robur chromosome 7, dhQueRobu3.1, whole genome shotgun sequence genome and encodes:
- the LOC126693488 gene encoding uncharacterized protein LOC126693488, which codes for MAVPWAMTLWMAKMVWMALSGWVSSCLTVADEVAGSLRSGDIGAFHVG